Proteins from a single region of Microbispora sp. ZYX-F-249:
- a CDS encoding MFS transporter, with the protein MLRDRRFALLLAARTISVLGTSFAPVALAFGVLGLPGADGRTLSAVLTAEALPMVLFMLVGGVIADRLPRHRVMTAGESINALAYFCLAAMMLTGWTPLPALVIASAVSGIATAILFPALTGIIPDVVPADRLQTANALLGLGQNISRVAGLVLSGAAVVLLGAGWALAVSGAMFATAGALITLLRLTPAERTSAGGHSVLADLRAGWREFVSRQWLWVVVAQFSILVMALQAAHGVLGPLVAKESLGGAPAWSAVLAGEAVGMIVGVVVTLRLRPRRPILIGTLVTLPTALPYLLLGMSAPLWTVVGGAFVMGVCFDIFGVLWQTTMQREIPAESLSRVSSYDALGSLMFGPLGLLLAGPAAIAVGPRPALVACGTIIVLVTLAALLAPGVRGLRVPDEEPASVATVS; encoded by the coding sequence ATGCTCAGGGATCGGCGGTTCGCCCTGCTGCTGGCGGCCCGGACGATCTCCGTGCTCGGCACCTCCTTCGCGCCGGTGGCCCTCGCCTTCGGCGTGCTCGGCCTCCCGGGCGCGGACGGCAGGACGCTGTCGGCCGTGCTCACCGCCGAAGCGTTGCCGATGGTGCTCTTCATGCTGGTGGGCGGGGTGATAGCCGACCGGCTGCCGCGCCACCGGGTCATGACGGCGGGGGAGTCGATCAACGCGCTGGCGTACTTCTGCCTGGCCGCGATGATGCTGACGGGATGGACACCGCTGCCCGCGCTGGTGATCGCGAGCGCGGTGAGCGGCATCGCGACCGCGATCCTGTTCCCCGCTCTGACCGGCATCATCCCCGACGTCGTGCCGGCCGACCGGCTGCAGACCGCCAACGCCCTGCTGGGACTGGGACAGAACATCTCCCGGGTCGCCGGCCTGGTGCTGAGCGGCGCCGCCGTGGTGCTGCTCGGCGCGGGATGGGCGCTGGCCGTCAGCGGGGCGATGTTCGCCACGGCCGGCGCGCTGATCACGCTGCTGCGGCTCACCCCCGCCGAGCGGACCTCGGCCGGCGGGCACTCGGTGCTGGCCGACCTGCGGGCCGGGTGGCGCGAGTTCGTCTCCCGGCAGTGGCTGTGGGTGGTCGTCGCCCAGTTCTCGATCCTGGTCATGGCGTTGCAGGCCGCCCACGGCGTGCTCGGGCCGCTGGTCGCCAAGGAGTCGCTCGGCGGAGCGCCCGCCTGGTCGGCGGTCCTGGCGGGCGAGGCCGTCGGCATGATCGTCGGGGTGGTCGTCACGCTGCGGCTGCGGCCGCGGCGGCCCATCCTGATCGGGACGCTCGTCACCCTGCCCACGGCTCTGCCGTACCTGCTCCTCGGCATGAGCGCGCCGCTGTGGACGGTCGTCGGCGGCGCGTTCGTCATGGGCGTGTGCTTCGACATCTTCGGCGTGCTGTGGCAGACCACCATGCAGCGCGAGATCCCGGCCGAGTCGCTGTCGCGGGTGAGCTCCTACGACGCGCTCGGGTCCCTGATGTTCGGGCCGCTCGGGCTGCTGCTGGCCGGGCCGGCGGCGATCGCGGTCGGGCCGCGGCCGGCGCTGGTCGCCTGCGGGACGATCATCGTGCTGGTCACGCTGGCCGCGCTCCTGGCCCCCGGCGTACGCGGGCTGCGGGTCCCCGACGAGGAGCCCGCGTCCGTCGCGACCGTGTCCTGA
- a CDS encoding HelD family protein, translated as MGDRQSDSARTEALRIEQSYVSMLYDRLDIARERAEHGMREALARGGTGTRQAVVERDVRASEHARRLAQLSAVERGLCFGRIDDAGGESLYIGRIGLRDDDHTSVLVDWRAPAARPFYVATPGDPGALVRRRHLHTRHREVVGIDDEVFDLDRMADGDRRTLVGEAALLAALRRGRTGRMGEVVATIQREQDRVIRSGLAGALVVQGGPGTGKTVAALHRAAYLLYTHRDTLERRGVLVIGPNATFSRYISQVLPALGETQVVLTSMGGLHPGVRATAEDEPAAAVVKGDPRMARVVEEAVRDRQRVPEGDLEVRIPVRTSVRGGVEVVVEEMPLRVDHATCLRARDRARGLRRQHNIARWTFVDRMLRALALDEAARLDRPLEDGDLKYAATTLWEHRAVRDALDSLWPEITPERLVRELLSDEERLRAAAGPYLTEEERALLLRPREAPWTVGDVPLLDEAAELLGEYDYGAGARRRRAEEERREEELYAREVLTITDVDPVLDAALLAGRNRDDGAYVTTADRAARDRTWAYGHVIVDEAQELSAMAWRTVMRRVPARSLTVVGDIAQTGSAAGARSWGEMLDPYVQGRWREERLLVNYRTPTEIMEVAADVLRAVAPGEEPPESVRFGGARPRAVPVAGTDLRLLVEAELREIGEGRVGVVTPDARHAEVAALFPEAVDPLDSPVAVLTVRSSKGLEFDAVVVVDPEGILSQSPNGGQDLYVAITRATRRLTVLYEDRLPAMLHRLAV; from the coding sequence ATGGGTGACCGTCAATCCGACTCCGCGCGCACCGAAGCCCTGCGAATCGAACAGTCCTACGTCTCCATGCTGTACGACCGTCTCGACATCGCCCGTGAACGGGCCGAGCACGGCATGCGCGAGGCCCTGGCCCGCGGCGGCACGGGCACCCGGCAGGCCGTCGTGGAGCGGGATGTGAGGGCGTCCGAGCACGCCCGCCGCCTCGCGCAACTGTCGGCCGTCGAACGCGGCCTGTGCTTCGGCCGCATCGACGACGCCGGCGGCGAGAGCCTCTACATCGGCCGCATCGGGTTGCGCGACGACGACCACACGTCCGTGCTCGTCGACTGGCGGGCCCCCGCCGCCCGTCCCTTCTACGTCGCCACCCCCGGCGACCCGGGCGCCCTCGTACGCCGCCGTCACCTGCACACGCGGCACCGCGAGGTCGTGGGCATCGACGACGAGGTCTTCGACCTCGACCGGATGGCCGACGGAGACCGTCGTACGCTCGTCGGCGAGGCCGCGCTGCTCGCGGCGCTGCGCCGCGGGCGCACCGGACGCATGGGCGAGGTCGTCGCCACCATCCAGCGCGAGCAGGACCGGGTGATCCGCTCCGGCCTGGCCGGCGCGCTCGTCGTGCAGGGCGGTCCGGGCACGGGCAAGACCGTCGCCGCCCTGCACCGCGCGGCGTACCTGCTCTACACGCACCGCGACACGCTGGAGCGTCGCGGCGTGCTCGTCATCGGTCCCAACGCGACGTTCTCCCGTTACATCAGCCAGGTGCTGCCCGCGCTGGGCGAGACGCAGGTGGTGCTGACGAGCATGGGCGGGCTCCATCCCGGGGTACGGGCCACCGCCGAGGACGAGCCGGCCGCCGCCGTCGTCAAGGGCGACCCGCGCATGGCCCGGGTGGTCGAGGAGGCGGTGCGCGACCGCCAGCGCGTGCCGGAGGGCGACCTGGAGGTGAGGATCCCCGTCCGGACGTCGGTACGCGGTGGCGTGGAGGTGGTGGTCGAGGAGATGCCGCTGCGGGTGGACCACGCCACCTGTCTGCGGGCCCGGGACCGTGCCCGCGGCCTGCGGCGTCAGCACAACATCGCCCGGTGGACGTTCGTGGACCGGATGCTGCGGGCACTGGCCCTCGACGAGGCGGCACGGCTCGACCGGCCGCTGGAGGACGGCGACCTGAAGTACGCCGCCACGACCCTGTGGGAGCACCGGGCGGTGCGCGACGCGCTCGACTCCCTGTGGCCGGAGATCACCCCGGAGCGGCTTGTCCGCGAGCTCCTGTCGGATGAGGAACGGCTGCGCGCGGCGGCCGGGCCGTACCTGACGGAGGAGGAACGCGCGCTCCTGCTGCGGCCCCGCGAGGCGCCGTGGACGGTCGGCGACGTCCCCCTGCTGGACGAGGCCGCCGAACTGCTCGGCGAGTACGACTACGGGGCCGGGGCCAGGCGGCGCCGCGCGGAGGAGGAGCGGCGCGAGGAGGAACTGTACGCCCGGGAAGTGCTGACGATCACCGACGTCGACCCCGTGCTCGACGCGGCCCTGCTGGCCGGCCGCAACCGCGACGACGGGGCGTACGTGACGACCGCGGACCGGGCCGCCCGTGACCGCACCTGGGCGTACGGGCACGTGATCGTGGACGAGGCGCAGGAGCTGTCGGCGATGGCGTGGCGGACGGTGATGCGACGGGTCCCGGCCCGCTCCCTCACGGTGGTCGGCGACATCGCCCAGACCGGCTCGGCCGCCGGCGCGCGCTCCTGGGGCGAGATGCTCGACCCCTATGTGCAGGGACGCTGGCGGGAGGAGCGCCTGCTGGTCAACTACCGGACGCCGACCGAGATCATGGAGGTAGCCGCCGACGTGCTGCGCGCCGTGGCGCCCGGGGAGGAGCCGCCCGAGTCGGTCCGGTTCGGCGGCGCCCGCCCCCGCGCCGTGCCCGTCGCCGGGACCGACCTGCGGCTGCTCGTGGAGGCGGAGCTGCGCGAGATCGGAGAGGGACGGGTCGGCGTCGTCACGCCGGACGCCCGGCACGCGGAGGTCGCCGCGCTGTTCCCCGAGGCCGTCGACCCCCTGGACAGCCCGGTCGCCGTCCTCACCGTACGGAGCTCCAAGGGCCTGGAGTTCGACGCCGTGGTGGTCGTCGACCCCGAGGGCATCTTGAGCCAGTCGCCCAACGGCGGCCAGGACCTGTACGTCGCCATCACCCGGGCGACCCGTCGGCTCACCGTGCTCTACGAGGACCGCCTGCCCGCCATGCTCCACCGCTTGGCCGTCTGA
- a CDS encoding rhomboid family intramembrane serine protease, which translates to MTSQPPPPPQPGAQAVPTCYRHPDRETYVRCQRCERPICPDCMRDAAVGHQCPECVREGNREVRQARATFGGAAVATPRVTWTLLVLNVLAYAAEVLRPDEVVQRFAMWSLGVHLGEWWRLITSAFLHAPPPSFWHILFNMWALYALGPELERRLGSGRFAALYLLSALGGSVAIYLFGTSAVGASGAIYGLFGALFVVARRLGYDARGVLWLIGINVVLTFVVPGISWQGHLGGLVAGAIVAAGFAYAPRRNRALVQFGVAAAVLVALVLLVTMLPPYGLLQGALT; encoded by the coding sequence ATGACCTCCCAGCCTCCGCCGCCCCCGCAGCCGGGGGCGCAAGCCGTACCCACCTGCTATCGGCACCCCGACCGCGAGACCTACGTCCGCTGCCAGCGCTGCGAGCGCCCGATTTGCCCGGACTGCATGCGGGATGCGGCGGTCGGTCACCAGTGCCCCGAGTGCGTCCGTGAGGGCAACCGGGAGGTGCGGCAGGCCCGCGCCACGTTCGGCGGCGCCGCCGTCGCCACGCCCCGCGTCACGTGGACGCTGCTGGTTCTCAACGTGCTCGCGTACGCGGCCGAGGTCCTGCGCCCGGACGAGGTCGTCCAGCGGTTCGCGATGTGGTCGCTCGGCGTCCATCTGGGCGAGTGGTGGCGCCTGATCACCAGTGCTTTCCTGCACGCCCCGCCGCCGTCCTTCTGGCACATCCTGTTCAACATGTGGGCGCTCTACGCCCTCGGCCCCGAGCTGGAGCGCAGGCTCGGCTCGGGCCGGTTCGCCGCGCTCTATCTGTTGTCGGCTCTGGGCGGCTCGGTCGCCATCTACCTGTTCGGCACGTCGGCCGTCGGCGCGTCCGGCGCCATCTACGGCCTGTTCGGCGCGTTGTTCGTCGTGGCCCGCAGGCTCGGGTACGACGCGCGCGGCGTTCTCTGGCTGATCGGCATCAACGTGGTGCTGACGTTCGTCGTGCCCGGCATCAGCTGGCAGGGCCATCTGGGCGGCCTCGTGGCCGGCGCGATCGTCGCGGCGGGCTTCGCCTACGCGCCGCGCCGCAACCGCGCCCTCGTGCAGTTCGGCGTCGCCGCGGCCGTGCTGGTGGCGCTGGTCCTGCTCGTCACCATGCTCCCGCCGTACGGTCTGCTGCAGGGCGCCCTCACCTGA
- a CDS encoding glycerophosphodiester phosphodiesterase — translation MALTLAVAVLAAPAPAADLPPCPLVFGHGGYPKSAGAKMKDAIRQPNVLRAVDDQWSWGADGVEADVQLTKRGAKAVMWHNRTTNGLTGPRQEIRETWWADGPGNLRDRRVARGPYAGERVPTLREWLDHVRARGLVALLEIKKSAAPVLADPAYGPSAWREIVDPVVERQDAQPILVYSRDQWIKAELADRLPGHLRGSAAKWTDGVMWDEPPPPWQLNVPRWQTVLDEAPTSVMTSHTPDYRAWLGGRCRRHPTPFAADAPTA, via the coding sequence ATGGCGCTGACCCTCGCGGTCGCGGTGCTCGCCGCTCCCGCGCCCGCCGCGGACCTGCCGCCGTGCCCGCTGGTCTTCGGTCACGGCGGCTACCCGAAGAGCGCCGGGGCCAAGATGAAGGACGCGATCCGTCAGCCCAACGTGCTGCGGGCGGTCGACGACCAGTGGTCGTGGGGCGCCGACGGCGTGGAGGCCGATGTCCAGCTCACGAAGCGGGGCGCGAAGGCCGTCATGTGGCACAACAGGACGACCAACGGCCTGACCGGCCCCCGGCAGGAGATCCGCGAGACCTGGTGGGCCGACGGGCCGGGCAACCTGCGGGACCGCCGCGTCGCCCGCGGCCCGTACGCGGGCGAGCGTGTGCCGACGCTGCGGGAGTGGCTCGACCACGTCCGCGCCCGGGGGCTGGTCGCGCTGCTCGAGATCAAGAAGTCCGCGGCGCCCGTCCTGGCCGATCCGGCGTACGGACCCTCCGCGTGGCGGGAGATCGTCGACCCGGTCGTCGAACGGCAGGACGCCCAGCCGATCCTCGTCTACTCGCGGGACCAGTGGATCAAGGCGGAGCTCGCCGACCGGCTGCCCGGGCATCTGCGGGGCTCGGCGGCGAAGTGGACCGACGGCGTCATGTGGGACGAGCCACCACCTCCCTGGCAGCTGAACGTGCCGCGGTGGCAGACCGTGCTCGACGAGGCCCCCACCAGCGTGATGACCAGTCACACCCCGGACTACCGCGCCTGGCTCGGCGGCAGATGCCGCCGACATCCCACCCCCTTCGCCGCCGACGCGCCCACGGCATAG
- a CDS encoding zinc-dependent alcohol dehydrogenase: MKALCWQGVNELSVEQVPDPAILNAQDAIVKVTASTTCGSDLHLLGGYIPAMRAGDVIGHEFIGEIVDVGPEVNNHRVGDRVVVCSIIGCGRCWACRHDQWSLCENSNPKPGVTDLMWGGTTAGIFGYSHAMGGFRGSHAEYIRVPFVDYNAFTVPEGISDLDALFASDAAPTGWMGAELGGVKPGDVVAVWGCGGVGQMAARAAMLLGAERVIAIDRYPERLAMTARHVGCEVIDYTSTDVTAELRERTGGRGPDVCVEAVGMEADSTGIQRVYDGIKQQLRLEQDRPIAVREAIHACRKGGSVFVLGVFAGFVDKFPLGALMNKGLTLRGAQQHGQRYIPKLLDRIAKGDLKTSYLATHTMTLDEGPRGYDMFKHKKDGCVRAVFRPWA, encoded by the coding sequence GTGAAGGCGCTGTGCTGGCAGGGCGTGAACGAGCTGTCGGTCGAGCAGGTGCCCGACCCCGCGATCCTCAACGCCCAGGACGCGATCGTGAAGGTGACGGCGAGCACCACCTGTGGTTCCGACCTTCACCTGCTCGGCGGATACATCCCCGCGATGCGGGCCGGAGACGTCATCGGGCACGAGTTCATCGGCGAGATCGTCGACGTCGGCCCCGAGGTGAACAACCACCGCGTGGGCGACCGCGTCGTGGTCTGCTCCATCATCGGATGCGGCCGCTGCTGGGCCTGCCGGCACGACCAGTGGTCGCTGTGCGAGAACAGCAACCCCAAGCCGGGCGTCACGGACCTGATGTGGGGAGGCACGACCGCCGGCATCTTCGGCTACTCCCACGCCATGGGCGGCTTCCGGGGCAGCCACGCCGAGTACATCCGCGTTCCGTTCGTCGACTACAACGCGTTCACCGTCCCCGAGGGCATCTCGGACCTCGACGCGCTGTTCGCCTCCGACGCGGCCCCGACCGGCTGGATGGGCGCCGAGCTCGGCGGCGTGAAGCCGGGAGACGTGGTCGCCGTGTGGGGGTGCGGCGGCGTCGGCCAGATGGCCGCCCGGGCCGCCATGCTGCTCGGCGCCGAGCGGGTCATCGCGATCGACCGCTACCCGGAACGCCTCGCCATGACCGCCCGCCACGTCGGCTGCGAGGTGATCGACTACACGAGCACCGACGTGACCGCCGAGCTGCGCGAGCGCACCGGCGGCCGGGGCCCGGACGTGTGCGTCGAGGCCGTCGGCATGGAAGCCGACAGCACCGGGATCCAGCGCGTGTACGACGGGATCAAGCAGCAGCTCCGCCTGGAGCAGGACCGCCCGATCGCGGTACGCGAGGCGATCCACGCCTGCCGCAAGGGCGGCTCGGTGTTCGTGCTGGGGGTCTTCGCCGGGTTCGTGGACAAGTTCCCGCTCGGCGCGCTGATGAACAAGGGCCTGACGCTGCGGGGCGCGCAGCAGCACGGCCAGCGGTACATCCCGAAGCTCCTCGACCGGATCGCGAAGGGCGACCTGAAGACCTCCTACCTCGCGACGCACACGATGACGCTCGACGAGGGGCCGAGGGGCTACGACATGTTCAAGCACAAGAAGGACGGTTGCGTCCGCGCCGTCTTCCGCCCCTGGGCGTGA
- a CDS encoding peptidylprolyl isomerase codes for MADNLIANLRTNHGTIRVQLFPNKAPKTVRNFVELAEGTREWTHPETGEKQTNVKLYDGTIFHRVISGFMIQGGDPLGQGVGGPGYSFDDEIHPENQFNRPYLLAMANAGKRFGKGTNGSQFFITVSPQPHLNQGHTIFGEVIEGTEVVDAIAKAPTGRNDRPVNDVVLEEVTIERS; via the coding sequence GTGGCTGACAACCTCATCGCGAATCTGCGCACGAACCACGGCACGATCCGCGTCCAGCTTTTCCCCAACAAGGCGCCGAAGACCGTGCGCAACTTCGTCGAACTCGCCGAGGGCACCCGGGAGTGGACCCACCCGGAGACCGGCGAGAAGCAGACGAACGTCAAGCTCTACGACGGCACGATCTTCCACCGGGTCATCAGCGGCTTCATGATCCAGGGCGGCGACCCGCTCGGTCAGGGCGTCGGCGGCCCCGGCTACAGCTTCGACGACGAGATCCACCCGGAGAACCAGTTCAACCGGCCCTACCTGCTCGCCATGGCGAACGCGGGCAAGCGGTTCGGCAAGGGCACCAACGGCTCCCAGTTCTTCATCACGGTGAGCCCGCAGCCGCACCTCAACCAGGGGCACACGATCTTCGGCGAGGTGATCGAGGGCACCGAGGTGGTCGACGCCATCGCCAAGGCCCCCACCGGCCGCAACGACCGTCCGGTGAACGACGTGGTGCTCGAAGAGGTCACCATCGAGCGGTCCTGA
- a CDS encoding STAS domain-containing protein, with protein sequence MSDLHNISTAETTFAAESSGSIGLLTVRGTLDFTTHEVATEFLDKAFAHFGPYLVVNLLDLDFLDSRATGLLVNCWKRALDEGGWLGLVAVEQGAARALWITGLASHVPVFPTVADALAAAPSRDAE encoded by the coding sequence ATGTCTGATCTGCACAACATCTCGACAGCCGAGACCACGTTCGCCGCCGAGAGCAGTGGAAGCATCGGACTGCTGACGGTGCGGGGGACCCTCGACTTCACCACTCACGAGGTGGCCACCGAATTCCTCGACAAGGCCTTCGCCCATTTCGGGCCGTACCTCGTGGTGAACCTGCTCGACCTGGACTTCCTCGACTCCAGGGCGACGGGCCTGCTGGTCAACTGCTGGAAGCGCGCGCTGGACGAGGGCGGCTGGCTGGGCCTCGTCGCGGTCGAGCAGGGTGCGGCCCGCGCGTTGTGGATCACCGGGCTGGCCTCCCACGTCCCGGTCTTCCCCACCGTCGCGGACGCTCTCGCCGCCGCGCCGTCCCGCGACGCGGAGTAG
- a CDS encoding SDR family oxidoreductase, with amino-acid sequence MSDQRVAVVTGGSRGIGRAVATTLAARGLAVVAGYQGSSSAAGEVVDAITSAGGRAIAARADVADENAVAAMFDAAEKEFGGIDVVVNSAGRLSLSPIADLDLADLDALHRTNIRGTFVMAREAARRVRDGGAIITMSTSVVGLQLPNYGAYVASKGAVEAMTLVLARELRGRDVTVNAVAPGPTATELFFEGKDEATIERMAKQPPLERLGTPEDIAEVVAFLASPAGHWVNGQIVRANGGIV; translated from the coding sequence ATGAGTGATCAGCGCGTGGCCGTCGTCACCGGCGGCTCCCGCGGGATCGGCCGGGCCGTCGCGACGACGCTCGCCGCACGCGGTCTCGCCGTCGTCGCGGGTTACCAGGGATCGTCCTCGGCGGCGGGCGAGGTGGTTGACGCGATCACGTCGGCCGGCGGCCGGGCGATCGCGGCCCGGGCGGACGTCGCCGACGAGAACGCGGTCGCGGCGATGTTCGACGCGGCGGAGAAGGAGTTCGGCGGAATCGACGTCGTCGTCAACTCGGCGGGGCGCCTGTCGCTGTCCCCGATCGCGGATCTCGACCTCGCCGACCTGGACGCCCTGCACCGGACCAACATCCGGGGCACCTTCGTGATGGCGCGGGAGGCCGCGCGCCGCGTGCGCGACGGCGGCGCGATCATCACGATGTCCACGTCCGTCGTGGGCCTGCAACTGCCCAACTACGGCGCGTACGTCGCCAGCAAGGGCGCCGTCGAGGCGATGACCCTCGTGCTCGCCCGCGAGCTGCGGGGGCGGGACGTCACCGTCAACGCGGTCGCGCCCGGACCGACCGCGACCGAACTGTTCTTCGAGGGCAAGGACGAGGCCACGATCGAGCGGATGGCCAAGCAGCCCCCGCTGGAACGGCTCGGCACCCCGGAGGACATCGCGGAGGTCGTCGCCTTCCTGGCGAGCCCCGCGGGGCACTGGGTCAACGGGCAAATCGTGCGTGCCAACGGCGGCATCGTCTGA
- a CDS encoding cell division protein CrgA, producing MPKSKTRKKAVYTPPQKAQTVKVSPRWLAPVMVATWIIGIAWIAVYYIAPNVPGISSLQNWNLLIGFGLIIVGVVLSTKWR from the coding sequence GTGCCCAAGTCGAAGACTCGCAAGAAGGCCGTCTACACCCCGCCGCAGAAGGCGCAGACGGTGAAGGTCAGCCCCCGTTGGCTCGCCCCCGTCATGGTGGCCACCTGGATCATCGGTATCGCCTGGATCGCGGTCTACTACATCGCGCCGAACGTGCCGGGGATCTCCAGCCTGCAGAACTGGAACCTGCTGATCGGGTTCGGGCTCATCATCGTCGGCGTCGTGCTCTCCACGAAGTGGCGCTAG
- a CDS encoding TetR/AcrR family transcriptional regulator, with protein sequence MAGAESLRAAMIEAAEKQLASSSDNDIATRAVCEAVGVTQPVLYRLFGDKRGLLDAVADHGYERYAALKAAQEQTADPVTDLRAGWDGHMAFARENPALYQLMFTPRPWSHSTARDRVFDLLEATLVRCAAIGALKVEPRVAARLILSASVGTALDHIAGPERFDDPAVSHRMRDAVFAHVLTETTTRDDGDPLREAALRLRAQLDLAGTEALEPVETALLLRWLDRITRPGASDVR encoded by the coding sequence ATGGCAGGTGCGGAGTCCCTACGCGCGGCGATGATCGAGGCCGCCGAGAAGCAACTGGCGTCGTCGTCCGACAACGACATCGCCACGCGGGCGGTCTGTGAGGCCGTCGGCGTGACCCAGCCAGTGCTCTACCGGCTGTTCGGCGACAAGCGGGGGCTCCTCGACGCCGTCGCCGACCACGGGTACGAGCGCTACGCCGCGCTCAAGGCCGCACAGGAGCAGACGGCCGACCCGGTGACCGACCTGCGGGCCGGCTGGGACGGGCACATGGCTTTCGCGCGGGAGAACCCCGCCCTCTACCAGCTCATGTTCACTCCGAGGCCGTGGTCCCACTCCACGGCTCGCGACCGGGTGTTCGACCTCCTGGAGGCCACGCTCGTACGGTGCGCGGCGATCGGCGCGCTGAAGGTCGAGCCGCGCGTCGCCGCCCGGCTGATCCTGTCCGCGAGCGTCGGCACCGCCCTCGATCACATCGCCGGTCCGGAGCGCTTCGACGACCCCGCGGTGTCGCACCGCATGCGTGACGCCGTGTTCGCGCACGTGCTCACCGAGACGACCACGCGGGACGACGGCGACCCCCTGCGCGAGGCCGCGCTGCGCCTGCGCGCGCAGCTCGACCTCGCGGGCACCGAGGCCCTGGAGCCGGTCGAGACCGCCCTGCTGCTGCGCTGGCTCGACCGCATCACGCGGCCCGGCGCGAGCGACGTCAGGTGA
- a CDS encoding SpoIIE family protein phosphatase encodes MLDAISIQGVWLVPIRDKAGAIADFEVLAASPGARDVRDRTGKELVGLRTLEAYPGVGGSPLWDAYLRVMETGEPEDVDPYVHRESGDGVAHLSTYGIRLARLHGGLFASWVRHDREERLSARLLHTERLGHLGWGHWSLITGEAEWSDQLYVIHGRDPAEGPFALEHYREIAHPDDVPIVEHALTTLTSSGGPHEFEVRIRVGDEYRHVRATAEVSRDANGRPVEIHGVVQDVTDWRRTADELAEVTQRLEEESQLTARLQSIILPVQDAVPGLQIGVRYFPAETAPLGGDWYQAIHLDHGEALLAVGDVAGHGLAAASAMAKLRHAITGLAFADHDPAQILVALNRLLRRMRPDVLATSVVARYRTKDRTLQWTHAGHPPMLLVRGSKVHRLLHPGVLLGVFEDVSYSCAEIRLEPDDLLLMFTDGLIERPGRDLFEGLDILSAAIAETVPKVPPQDRVAAVMEALAPSNTGDDTCILVARILPNSTEVS; translated from the coding sequence ATGCTTGATGCGATTTCCATCCAGGGTGTCTGGCTGGTGCCCATCCGCGACAAGGCCGGCGCGATCGCCGATTTCGAAGTGCTCGCGGCCAGTCCCGGGGCGAGGGACGTCCGCGATCGGACCGGCAAGGAGCTCGTCGGCCTGCGCACGCTCGAGGCGTATCCGGGCGTCGGCGGTTCCCCGCTGTGGGACGCCTATCTCCGTGTCATGGAGACGGGGGAACCCGAGGACGTCGATCCCTACGTCCATCGGGAGAGTGGGGACGGCGTCGCTCACCTGTCCACCTACGGCATCCGCCTCGCCCGGCTGCACGGCGGCCTGTTCGCCTCCTGGGTGCGCCACGACAGGGAGGAGCGCCTGTCGGCCCGGCTGCTCCACACCGAGCGCCTGGGCCACCTCGGGTGGGGGCACTGGAGCCTCATCACCGGCGAGGCCGAGTGGTCGGACCAGCTCTACGTCATTCATGGGCGCGACCCGGCCGAGGGGCCGTTCGCGCTGGAGCACTACCGCGAGATCGCCCACCCCGACGACGTGCCGATCGTCGAGCACGCGCTCACGACGCTGACCAGCAGCGGCGGGCCGCACGAGTTCGAGGTCCGTATCCGCGTCGGCGACGAATACCGGCACGTCAGGGCCACGGCCGAGGTCAGCAGGGATGCGAACGGGCGGCCCGTCGAGATCCACGGCGTCGTGCAGGACGTGACCGACTGGCGCAGGACCGCCGACGAGCTCGCCGAGGTCACCCAGCGGCTGGAGGAGGAGTCGCAGCTCACCGCGCGACTGCAGAGCATCATCCTGCCCGTGCAGGACGCGGTGCCCGGACTGCAGATCGGTGTGCGTTACTTCCCCGCCGAGACCGCTCCGCTGGGCGGCGACTGGTACCAGGCCATCCACCTCGACCACGGGGAGGCGCTGCTTGCCGTGGGCGACGTCGCCGGGCACGGCCTGGCCGCCGCCTCCGCGATGGCCAAACTGCGGCACGCGATCACCGGGCTGGCCTTCGCCGACCACGACCCGGCCCAGATCCTCGTGGCGCTGAACCGGCTGCTGCGGCGGATGCGGCCCGACGTGCTGGCGACGTCGGTGGTGGCCCGCTACCGGACCAAGGACCGCACGCTGCAGTGGACACACGCGGGTCACCCGCCGATGCTGCTGGTCCGGGGGAGCAAGGTCCACCGGCTGCTGCACCCGGGCGTGCTGCTCGGCGTCTTCGAGGACGTGAGCTACAGCTGCGCCGAGATCCGGCTGGAGCCGGACGATCTGCTCCTCATGTTCACCGACGGTCTTATCGAGCGGCCGGGCCGGGACCTGTTCGAGGGCCTGGACATCCTCAGCGCCGCGATCGCCGAGACAGTGCCGAAGGTGCCACCGCAGGATCGCGTCGCGGCGGTGATGGAGGCTCTGGCCCCGAGCAACACCGGCGACGACACCTGCATTCTGGTCGCGCGCATTCTGCCGAACTCCACGGAAGTGTCCTGA
- a CDS encoding 4-oxalocrotonate tautomerase family protein — translation MPFANLKVPAGTLTTESKKKLIDAVTDAYAAVYGERARATTLVLVEEVADGGWGLGGNVLTAEMLGRS, via the coding sequence ATGCCGTTCGCCAACCTCAAGGTGCCCGCCGGCACCCTGACCACCGAGTCCAAGAAGAAGCTCATCGACGCCGTCACCGACGCGTACGCCGCCGTGTACGGCGAGCGGGCCCGGGCGACCACGTTGGTCCTCGTCGAGGAGGTCGCCGACGGCGGCTGGGGCCTCGGCGGCAACGTCCTCACCGCCGAGATGCTCGGTCGCAGCTGA